AGATATTGCCAAATATGGTACTTGGGAACAGATTTGTGTTTCGTTGATGCCATGTCTTTTCGGCTATGGATTTGCCGCCCAGTATTTTAGCACCCCCGAAAAACTCGTAGTTCCGAAAAAAAGCTGTTACTATTTATGGATTCAGTCCTATATCAGTGATGAGTATCAGGCTGGGATAGACACAGGTCGCAAGCTCCTTGAACGTATCCTATCTGAAACACAAAACCATGATGTTTATGTTCGTATCTTCGCTGATATTTGTAAGCTCGAAGCACAATTTTTTGAAGCCTGCATGTAACAGTGGGTCATGAATAATTCGTTTCAAATCCAGAATTTCCCTACAAGGAAGTATAATCTGTAACTAATATATGTCAAAAATACATATGTAACACTCCTGCGTTCTTTCATATTCCAGAATATTACGCCGTAGATCACAATAAACGTAAACCCAAACACCGCACCTGTAGATCCTAATTTTCATCTTCGCACAGATTTTCCTTTTTAGGAATGCCTGCACTAACGCTCTTTAACCCCTGCGGATTTGTTGTTTCACCATATGTAGGTTTCGCCAATCGATAAATCTTTATTACAAGCTAACTCAAAAGCAACTAACAACTTAGCCAGATAAACGGTTCccaattttttttttctaaTCTTTATATTCACTATCGGTGAACCGCCTTCTAGTACGAAAAGATTTCATCCCAGTAGTCACTAAGGTGAACTTGAACAATTAACTTCAATACCGTTCAAAGGGGTGAAATCAGCTACCGtttttttttctatttGCGCATAACATTAATTACAAATACCCATTGAACCAACAATATTGCTTTGTCATACATAAAATTAAAGGAGAATACAACTGAACAACATGTCGACAGCAGAACTAGAATGGAGAAGGAGTTTGGCGGATGTTTTGGATGATGAGTTGAATCGGATACCAGACCATTGGAATCCTACAAGCCACTCGAGCCGTTCTCTGGAAGATCTGTTAATATTACCAGCTCATGACCACCAGGAGTATCAGCTTTCGAGTCCAATGTTTCACTTTACGAATAGTGGAGTGGGAAATGAGGCACTTGTTGCGGCCAGCAACTTCTCGATGATGTCTCCTCTAATGGTTAATAGTGCGCCTATGATAGACGATACAAACTCGAGCTATGCTGCGTTTTCAGAGGGTCCCGGCACAGCCAACATCTTCAGCAAGTATGCAGATCCAACGCTTACGACTACACATGCTAATGGGGCTCGGAAGAAGGAAGCCGAAGCTCAGGCCCCTGTGCAGCAGCAACTTCAACAACAACAATTACAACACCTACAACAACAACTTCAACAACAGCTGCAACAGAAACAGAAACAGCAATTGCTCCTGCtacagcagcagcagcacTTACATAGACAGAAACAACAATTACAACAGTtacagcagcagcagcagccgcaacaacaacaacaacaacaacaacaacagaAACACATAgagcaacagcaacaacaacaacaatTACGACAAACACAACAATCACAACAATTACAACAATTACAACAATTACAACAACCAaaacaacagcaacaacaacagcagcagcaacaacagcagcagcagcaactAGCACGGTTAGAGCAGCAGTCGCAGCCGATACAGGTTCAACTTCTGCAACAGCATGCGCAAACTAAACCGACTAAAACCCAGCTGCATGGTCAACAATTCCAGTTTGAAATCCAACAGCAGGCGCAGAGTATACGGCCTCAGATACCCCAAGCGCAGCAGATGCTGCTGCAATCTATTAATAGCAAATCGCTAACAAACACTAACAATACATGTGATACACCAGATCAGCCTACCATATCTCTAAACCATGTTATGAATGGAAAAAATCATTTTGTTCCCCGAGTGGCTTCTGCATGTGCACCTCTAACTGCTGCAAACACAATAAGTTACAATCAAATACTTCCAAGCAAATATAATCTTATGGAAGACCATCAGACAAGAATTGCTGAGCAACAGGAGATGGATCTACtagatgatgaagattATATTCGTGACTATTATCTAGAGGAAAATGGTCATAAATTAAACTATTTCTGGCCCCTGCAAGATAATTTTAACAATTCTCAGGCGCATGCACGCCATCCCATGCAGCAGCTATTTGATCATGATTTTGACGACGATCTAagtgatgatgacgatTCCAACTCGTTTGAGTTGCTAGCTGAGGACTACGAAAACCATAATGACCATGATAATGATGACGACGCTCAAATTTTTGATCGTACTAAGAATATAGATTTTAAGGCATCTGTTTCTGCATATTCGCGCCCATTGCTGAATAACGAGTCATATGTTGACTCAGACATGGCTGTCGATGGCATTAGTGGTAGTCTCGACggtgatgatgatgatgacgatgatTCTTCAGTCTTCGATGGCGATGCCATATTTGAAAGTGATGGCAACCGTAAACCAAGTATGGTTATTTCTACTCAGAAGTTGTCAAGGGAACCAAACACATTTTTCAATAGAGGAGTTTCGCCTTGTTCCCCTCCTTCTACGATTGATACCATTGTGCCATCGGTGACCAACAATGATCCAGCTGTTCTAGTGTCTGTCCCTATACAAGTTCGCAAGGGCCTGAGAGCGACCAGGTCAGATACCGATTCAGGAACAACTTCTACGATCGCTACTACTAGCCAACCCGCAGCAACTACCACTAGTACCACTTCTGCCATAACTGCAGCAAGGACTAATAAAAGAGTGAATACAAATAGGCGGAAGTCCAACGGTGCTGGAATGGCGTTCCATCCTACAAAAAAGTCAACCGCCTCCACCTCTAATAGTACCACTAGTCCAATTAACTCTAATGAAAACACAGTCACCAATACGGTGGCAACTGTTGATGTGGGTGCTTCTGCCGGAATTTCTCCTGTTACCGAAAGCACCCCATCGCAGCATCAATACCATCAACAAAATGCCTCAACTAATGACTCCAATGAAGAGCATACTTGCCAATTGATCAATGCTGTTACCAAGCAGCCATGTCTCAAGAAGTTCTCAAGACCCTATGACTTGATTCGTCACCAGAAAACTATACATGCAGCTAAGAAGAAAATCTTTCGATGCTTGATCTGTATACAAGAGCATGGTACTGAGGGGTATCAACGGACATTCTCCCGTGGCGATGCTTTGAGCAGGCACGTTAAAGTGAAGCATGGTTTAGTTGGCGAGGAAGCCCAGAAAGTAATTCAATTTGCTAAGGAAAATGTTGAATATGTTGAGGCATGATTTGAAAATATAAAATGATCTATAACATCTAAGAAAGAAAAAACAGAATTGGACCTAGAGCTATTATCACCAAATAATTATACCGTGCATTTGCCATTGCACCAACATTGTTAAACCGGCAAGGAAGTAGTCCTCCACCTATTTgttattttctttttttaTACTTTTATTTTGTTTTGTTATTTGAAAGGAATTAAGAACTAAACTAGCATATATCTATACGTATGTATATACAATCGTAATAATAGTTGCAATGTAACTTACAAACGCTGTCCCGCTATCTTTATCTTGTCCAGCATGGTGCAAAACTACTGTGGTCGGCAACTACTACAATTCTGTTAAATTCTAGATTGACCACCCTTAAGCAAAACCCTCATTGCGGACCAGCTCAGCTGATATCTTGGCGGATTCAGGATCTAAGTAGAATTGGCGAATGAACTTCTTATTAGCTGGGTTTAATTCAATTACTAATGGAATACCATTTGGAATATTCAAGTCCTTTATTTCTTCGTCAGAGATATTTTGGATGACCTTCAAGATCGACCGAACAGTACTTCCGTGGCCAACAACTATAGCGCAGCCCCCATTACTTTTCAAAGATTCAATAATTACTTTATCTAGGAACGGTTTCGATCTTTGAACAACATCAAATAAAGATTCACTACTGGGAAGCTGGATTCCTGCGGCTTCTTCCGCTTTATACATTTGCTTTCTATTAGGTTCTTTAAAGTAGTATCCGGTCAAGCTACCTTTATCATCATGTTCGTCTATCATTTCTCTATCTAGGTCGGCATCTGGTGGTCTTCCAAGGTAATCTCGCCTCACAAACATGTAATTATCCTTTCCACATTCCTTTAACACATCTGGCTTCCTACGGCCTTGCCAGGAGCCGTAGTGTCGTTCATTTAGCCGCCATGTTTGTAATACGCGTAGCTTTCCCTTTTCAATGGTTTTCTGAATCAACTCTACTCCATCGGTAAGATTTGTCACTATATGGAAGTCTGGGATCATGTTCAATTCATCTGCAATGGACTCCATTGTTTCCTGTGTCCGCACAAGTCTTGACGTGAATCCCACTTGTGGAATAGCAATATTTGCATTTTCGCAGTATGCCTTAATCAATCTTGCTGATACACGGGCTTGGTCCCTGCCCTTCTTAGTCAGGTGCGCATCTATCCAGCCGCAGAAGATGTTCTCATGGTTTAATTCAGACTGGCCATGGCGTAATATAAATAATCTAAGTGTATCACCTTCCCCCATTTTATAGATGAGTTCTCACCTATAACCAATTAATATTATCTAACCGTTAGTCTGGTTCATGCAATTTGTCCTTATAAGTAATATACTACCAATTAACATTTATTGGGCATGTGCTCATCACATGAGTTCCGAGCTTCGTAATCTTAAAtgaaaaaataaaaaagtTCTAAATTTAAAGGATGCTCAGCAGGAATTAGCTAAGACATACAGAATACGATTTTACTCGTTGCTAGATCCGCTGGATCCGCCTTCGTGCTACTTTACCCATTGTTTCATATATTAAAGGGATCTATTCTAGTATTTTATGACGTAGTCTTATCTGATAAGGTCTACTACATCAAGTGTTTCATATTTCCAAGAAATATTTAGAATAGTTGGTCTTTTATGCACTTTAAGTACTAACTTGCCCCTACATTAGCTCACAGCTAGAGAATTAGGCTTTATTCAGCATTAACCTGTGCTACAGAATGCTGTTTGACAACAAGCTGACTTAAGGAGATTGTTAAATTATTAAATATGGTTTTACCTAGAAGGATATAAAGCGGCTACACTTGAAAAACTTTTAACAGGTTACCTCTATAATGTCAATGGCTCATTTCTATCCTTCTTGCTCTGGCCGTATTTCTTGATTCTGAGCGCCTGGATTGCAATGAAACCAGTAGTATCAGTAGGTGCAAAGCCGGTGAGTTCATCCATGGATGACTCAGTTGCATCATAAAGAGTCTCTGTCTCAGAAGATCTGCCCAAGACAAAGACATTGCCCTTGTACAGTCTGAGACGAACGCTACCGTTCACAGTCTTCTGAGAGGGTGCAATCATGGAACGAACATATTCGCATTCAGGCGTGAAATAGCACCCATTGTACAGCAAACGGGAATACGTAGGAGTGACAAACTGATCACGTAGATGACGGACTTCCTTGTCCAATGTTAGACCCTCCAAGTCAACATGGGCTTTCCGCAAGACAGTCAAAGGTGCCTGTTCATAACAGCCTCTTGATTTTAAGTTGATATACCTGTTCTCAACGATATCAATACGGCCAACACCATTACGACGTGCAAGGCGGGAAACAGTTTCGAACACATCCAATGGTCCCTGTACTTCACCCTCAGAATGCATTACCTTTGTAGGGATACCCTGTTCGAAGACAATGGTCAGATCTTCTGGCTCATCTGGAGCGTTTTGAGGATCAGTAGTCAACTTCCACATATCGCTAGGAGGTGTAGTGTCTGGATCTTCTAGGATACCAGCCTCAAAAGACACATGCGCCAGGTTCTCATCCATCGACCATGGCTTGGCAGTAGTTTGCGTAACAGGAATTCCATGTTCAGCAGCATACTCCAAAAGATCCTTCCGACCTGCAAACCTGTTGAAGAACTCAGGGTCTCTCCATGGCGCAATAACAACCACATCCGGGCGCAAGGCATAGTAACCCAGTTCAAAACGAATCTGATCGTTACCCTTACCAGTACAACCATGGGCGACTGCAAAGCACCCTTCACGCTCAGCAACCTCAATCTGCGCTTTCGCAATTACCGGCCTTGCCAATGATGTACCCAACAAGTACACATCCTCGTATACAGCATTAACTTGTACAGCAGGAAGCAACACCTTGCTAACATACTCCTCCTTGCAGTCTACACGAATAAACTTCTTAGCACCAATTTGCAATGCCTTTTTTTCAGCCGCCTCGAagtcttcttcttgtcCGACATCGGCCGTGAATGCTACCACCTCGTAGCCCTGTTCCAGTAGCCAGGCTAAAATAACAGAAGTATCGAGACCACCAGAGTAGGCCAAACAAACAGATCCCTTAGACATAATGGTTTTTTCTACATATCTAGATCTTATACTATAACAGTGCAAATTCAGTTAAGGCCCttatatataaaaaaatacgCTATTAGTCAATACCATGAGTCATTTTATGACACTTATCCGAAGCTCTTCTATTGCAGtgaaatttttttatataaCTAACTTGCTATCAGTTACTTAGTTCCACGCAAGTCGAGAAGAATCAAAAGATTTCAATATACAAATATGTTCCAGCAGTCCTTTAGCTTGTTCCCATCAATAAGCGCCAGCTTCATGCTTCCAACATATCAGGCAATTTCTCAATTGGCGCTCCGCAGAATACAATCTTGTAAACAGCCTCAAATAACGGGAACTCCTCTAGTTTCCCGCAACGTTTTAGCCATTCGTGGACTTCTTCTGTAGTTAGAATACCCTGTGCAGACTGACCGTTTAGTAGCTCTTTCTCCAATTCTGTAGCCGACTTTCCAGTTTTAGCCATTTCCCTACCAATACGAACGTTACGGCCACCGGCACAAGTTGTAATTAAGTCCGCAACACCAGCGGATTCCTGGTAGTATGTCTCCACCTTCGACTCGGGGAAAAACATTAGGCCGAATTTAATTATTTCACCCAATCCAATACGCTGAATAGCAGCGGCAGCGTTGTTACCCCAACCTTTGCCCTCAACGAAGCCGCACCCCAAGGCGACAACATTCTTTAAGGCACCAGCAACGGAAATACCCGCAACATCCTCAATCACGGAAACGTGGAAATAAGGTCTGTGGAATAGGGTCTTCAAAATAGAGTGGTCGACGTCCTTGCCCACACCCCTGAAGTCACGAGGAATTTTGTAGGCGACGGTCGTCTCTGACCAGTTCTCCTTGGCCACCTCAGGCGCCAAGTTGGCACCGGATAAAGCTCCACAGGTAATATTTAGGTGATCCTCGATGTAGGTAGACAACAACGCTACACCATTCTTATCTAGACCAAACCCCTTTAGACAGGATATAGCACGAGCGCCAGGACGTACATGTCCCTTTAGTTGCTCAACAACACGGGGCAAAAACTGGTGAGGAATGTTAAAGATCAAGATGTCGGCATCCTTCGCGGTAGCTTCAATTGAAGGGTTGGCAAATAGGTTCTCTGGTAACTTGATGCCCGGCAGGTACTTGACATTTTCATGTCTAGTGTTAATTATCTTAGTCAACATCTCGCCATTGATGTTTTCATCGTAGACCCACATATCAACCTGGGGGACAAATACGCTAGGATTCTGTTTAGTATTTTCACATACTACCTTAGCAATTGTAGTACCCCAGTTACCCGAACCGATAACTGAGACCTTGAAAGGCTTTTCAACAATCAGTTCACTAGGACTTGATCTTGATAATATCCTTGATGTTTGTTGTAATCTCTCTGAACCAGCCATATTAACTATATTTCTTTCTTGTGTAAATGATTTAACCAAGTTACTAATTAAAACCTTTGATGTGGATATCGAAGATCTCAAGTAATTGCTTGAAGTTGAGAACATATATatctatatattaaaaaattcCGAAGCTATGTGACATCATATTAAGGCCGAGTATCAGCAAATATTTATAGGTTTTGAACGACGCCTTCCGAGCGCTTACCTGGTTACATCCTGCTAGTACGTACTGTACCGTCTGGCATTCGGCTGACATCACACAAGTTCCAAGCTGGACAAACGAGACAGAGCTATGACGCTACCACCGAGGATCGTTCTCTGTGATACACGGCTGTCTACGGCATTAAGTAATTTCCGTGCGAAAGGTCGTACAATCGGACCCGGGGACAATTTCTGGGCCAGCGATAGGGACAAGGAAGCCAAAAAGAGCTCTTTTTTGAGGGGCAAAAATGTTGTTCCGGCCGAAATGTAAGTTACCCGGACCCTATTTTAGGACGTAGATGTGCGGCCGGGTAACGCGCTGGACATCGTCATTTGCCAATACCAAAAGGAACGTTTTCTTCCTTGTATAGATGCCAGCAATATTTTGAGTCAAGTTTAACtaaatatatatctacaaaaAGCCAAGCAACTCGGTAACCACTATATGCGACGAAGAAATGCTATAACTGGGGGCGCAACGAATGCCTTAACTAGCGTTTTGGTCAAAATACCAACTTTGACGGCAGCATTGCCGGTGTCTGCGTTTTACAAGAGACTATCAGATGAAGACCCAGAACATATGGGAGGCCGGCTTTACACGTATTTGCCGGTGTCTGTTGCACTAGTTTTATTAGGTGGTGTGTTTGCAGGTCTTACTCTGGGGTTAATGGGTCAGGATGAGATGTATCTTAAGGTCATCAGCAGCTCAGGGACACACAGCGAGCAAAAGTATGCCCGCCGTGTGCTGCGTTTAATTGGCCGCGGAAAACACTGGGTTCTTGTTACGTTGTTATTGAGCAACGTCATCACCAATGAGACCCTACCTATTATGTTAGACCGTTGTTTCGGTGGTGGCTGGCAGGCTGTTGTTACCAGTACGGTTCTGATTGTTGTCTTTGGAGAGATCATTCCTCAGTCTATTTGTGTGAGGTATGGACTCCAAGTAGGAGCTTGGTTTAGCCCCTTTGTTCTGGGTTTAATGTACTTGATGTATCCTGTCGCATACCCAATTGCACTATTACTCGATTGGATCTTGGGTGAAGACCACGGTATAGTGTACAAGAAGTCGGGACTGAAGTCTCTGGTCACCCTACATAAAACAATGGGTGTTGAGCGGCTGACGCAAGACGAAGTGACCATTATCTCTGCTGTCCTGGActtaaaagaaaaacagGTCGATGAAATTATGACGCCTATAGAGAATGTTTTCACTATTAGTGCGGACAAGATTTTGGACGAGAAAGCTGTCGGCGAGTTATTTAACTCTGGTTTCTCTCGTATCCCTATCTATCTCCCTGGTCAACCTACTAATTTTATTGGTATGTTGTTGGTAAGAGTTTTGATATCTTATGATCCTGAGGATGCCCTCCCAGTTTCTCACTTCCCGCTTGCTACTTTGCCTGAAACTTCACCCATGACATCTTGTTTGAACATCCTGAACTATTTCCAGGAGGGAAAATCACACATGTGTCTTGTTTCTAGAGAGCCGGGATCTTCCGCCGGTGCCTTGGGTGTTGTCACTTTGGAAGACGTGATTGAAGAGCTTATTGGCGAAGAGATCGTTGATGAATCAGACGTTTTCGTCAACATCCACCAGCGAATTATGCGCGAGCAACCTGGGCCACTATCAAAGCGTCATGTGACGGCATACCTACACTCGTTGTACACCTCGTCTAACAGAGCTTCAGCTGCCGAAGCTGCCGTGGCATCGCCTCCCGGTAGCCAACACGAGGGGCGCTTGTATGCACCAGATGTCATGGTGCCTATGAATCCTGCCGCTAATCCTCTTCACGTGTCGAATCCGCATATAACTGTTAAACGACAGGCGGATATTTTGCAAAACTCAGCTACGCCGAACACTGGCAGGGAAACCTCGCAGGTGAAGTCAAAAAATTCGTCTTCTCTCGCAAATGGCTACGGAGAATATTCTCAAGATACCCCGAACATTAATGGCTCATCACGTAATGGCTATGGCAGTACATTTATGACACCTCCTCGAATGTCGCTACTTTCAGACCACGAAGAATATGCGAATAAAGCCGCCATGGTCACACGCGAAACTGGTGCTACTGCTACTGCAGTAACAACCTCGCAAAGTCCGAACAGACGCTACAATATCTCCTATTCATTGCCGCAACCCTCTCAAATGCAGCCGCAAAGGTCCATTGATATGTCCTCTCGTCACAGTGATACTATTACCTACAAAGAAGCGGATTCAGATAAAGTGCATTGTAACATCATCTCAACCACATACCGCTATACCAAGAATGGTATTGTCGAATCCGTTATCACTGTAGAAGGTGTTCCTAAAACGATACTTGAACCTGCGGTTGATTGGGACGATTCCAACTGTTTGCACGTGACCGAGACTGATAATTCCGACGAAGGCAGCCGTAGTAATCGGGGTGTTGTGAAGAAAATCAATAGTATTAATTCCTCATTGTCTTCGAAGTCATAATTGCGTACGGTGACGATAACGTTTTTTCGATATCGTCATACCTCATTTTCGCTAAATAATAGGACCCTATGATTGCTATAATACCGTAATAGGTATTATACTTAGGCGATTCGCTACTAGATAATTATGTCATTAAGTATATTTCTAAAGTCATTCGTTCCTTGCCGGATGCCTAAACCAGATCGATTTCGGTAATTCTAAAATCGCCATCTTTActtttttcatttttttACTAATCGTGCTTTGTTGAACTTCTTACTTTTTTTGAAAATGGGGGAGCTATTTTATGTTTACATGGACGTTTGTAAATAAGATAGTGAGAACATTAGATTTTTATAGGCTAGAACGGTGTCAGATATAAGGGACAACATAACGGGGATAGTGTGTGTATGAGGGTGTTTTTATAAATTGAAATAAACCAATCGGTCATTGTACTAGTGTTTTTTATACAAGCACAGTCACTATTTTGTGTTAAGAGACATAATTGGAGctttttttatttaaaaaatgCCAGAGATATTATCGGTACATAATAGTGGAAATGCAGGGCATGAGCTTTTAAATACCTCTTCTGAAGGTTCTGTGTCTAGTCTACTGAAGGCGGTTAATCATAAGTCAAAGAGTAGGCTGAATTTGGTCAGGTTCTTCAAAGGGCCGGGTAATCACGTGAATGATAGTAACTTGAATGTGAATGACAAGCGGGATGCACTTAATACATTGTTATCTCCTAACGGAGATTTACATCATAATGCACTATTTGCTAGGGATAATATCTCTGAGAGTTCTATTGTTTTAGACATGACTCCACAACAAAATCAGCATCCAGTGATATATTTGCAGAAGCAGATAGAATCCGGTGTAGATGCAGCCCAAGGGCCAAGGAGATCTAATGGTAGTGATTCGTCGCTGGTGAAGAAATCTCAAAAGCTGAAACGGTTCCTAAAGATAAGCAGTTCTTCAGATGTTGTAAATATGGCACAGGGGAGGCACGATACTGATAGTAGAAGAGGCGTCTCACCACGGGCAGTTGTAACTGATAGAAATTCACACCAATTGATACTTTACTTAGCGCAGGATGCTCAAGCAGTAATCAAAAAATATGGCCTTCCGGGAAAAATGTTAGGAGAAGGTGTATCTGGATCTGTGTCAGTCATTGAGGGTGATGGTGGGCTGTTCGCTGTAAAGCGGTTTAGACCAAGATCCTCTCGCGATTCCTTGGCTGATTTATCACGTAAGGTAACTTTTGAATTCTGTACCGGTACGATATTGCATCATGAGAACGTCATTGAAACACTAGGCTTGCTCCAGGATGATGATATGTTTCTGGTAGTA
The Eremothecium sinecaudum strain ATCC 58844 chromosome II, complete sequence DNA segment above includes these coding regions:
- a CDS encoding HBR195Cp (Syntenic homolog of Ashbya gossypii AER228C; Syntenic homolog of Saccharomyces cerevisiae YOL056W (GPM3) and YDL021W (GPM2)) is translated as MGEGDTLRLFILRHGQSELNHENIFCGWIDAHLTKKGRDQARVSARLIKAYCENANIAIPQVGFTSRLVRTQETMESIADELNMIPDFHIVTNLTDGVELIQKTIEKGKLRVLQTWRLNERHYGSWQGRRKPDVLKECGKDNYMFVRRDYLGRPPDADLDREMIDEHDDKGSLTGYYFKEPNRKQMYKAEEAAGIQLPSSESLFDVVQRSKPFLDKVIIESLKSNGGCAIVVGHGSTVRSILKVIQNISDEEIKDLNIPNGIPLVIELNPANKKFIRQFYLDPESAKISAELVRNEGFA
- a CDS encoding glycerol-3-phosphate dehydrogenase family protein (Syntenic homolog of Ashbya gossypii ADR311C; Syntenic homolog of Saccharomyces cerevisiae YDL022W (GPD1) and YOL059W (GPD2)); the protein is MFSTSSNYLRSSISTSKVLISNLVKSFTQERNIVNMAGSERLQQTSRILSRSSPSELIVEKPFKVSVIGSGNWGTTIAKVVCENTKQNPSVFVPQVDMWVYDENINGEMLTKIINTRHENVKYLPGIKLPENLFANPSIEATAKDADILIFNIPHQFLPRVVEQLKGHVRPGARAISCLKGFGLDKNGVALLSTYIEDHLNITCGALSGANLAPEVAKENWSETTVAYKIPRDFRGVGKDVDHSILKTLFHRPYFHVSVIEDVAGISVAGALKNVVALGCGFVEGKGWGNNAAAAIQRIGLGEIIKFGLMFFPESKVETYYQESAGVADLITTCAGGRNVRIGREMAKTGKSATELEKELLNGQSAQGILTTEEVHEWLKRCGKLEEFPLFEAVYKIVFCGAPIEKLPDMLEA
- the RPN4 gene encoding stress-regulated transcription factor RPN4 (Syntenic homolog of Ashbya gossypii AER227W; Syntenic homolog of Saccharomyces cerevisiae YDL020C (RPN4)) — its product is MSTAELEWRRSLADVLDDELNRIPDHWNPTSHSSRSLEDLLILPAHDHQEYQLSSPMFHFTNSGVGNEALVAASNFSMMSPLMVNSAPMIDDTNSSYAAFSEGPGTANIFSKYADPTLTTTHANGARKKEAEAQAPVQQQLQQQQLQHLQQQLQQQLQQKQKQQLLLLQQQQHLHRQKQQLQQLQQQQQPQQQQQQQQQQKHIEQQQQQQQLRQTQQSQQLQQLQQLQQPKQQQQQQQQQQQQQQQLARLEQQSQPIQVQLLQQHAQTKPTKTQLHGQQFQFEIQQQAQSIRPQIPQAQQMLLQSINSKSLTNTNNTCDTPDQPTISLNHVMNGKNHFVPRVASACAPLTAANTISYNQILPSKYNLMEDHQTRIAEQQEMDLLDDEDYIRDYYLEENGHKLNYFWPLQDNFNNSQAHARHPMQQLFDHDFDDDLSDDDDSNSFELLAEDYENHNDHDNDDDAQIFDRTKNIDFKASVSAYSRPLLNNESYVDSDMAVDGISGSLDGDDDDDDDSSVFDGDAIFESDGNRKPSMVISTQKLSREPNTFFNRGVSPCSPPSTIDTIVPSVTNNDPAVLVSVPIQVRKGLRATRSDTDSGTTSTIATTSQPAATTTSTTSAITAARTNKRVNTNRRKSNGAGMAFHPTKKSTASTSNSTTSPINSNENTVTNTVATVDVGASAGISPVTESTPSQHQYHQQNASTNDSNEEHTCQLINAVTKQPCLKKFSRPYDLIRHQKTIHAAKKKIFRCLICIQEHGTEGYQRTFSRGDALSRHVKVKHGLVGEEAQKVIQFAKENVEYVEA
- the ARG1 gene encoding argininosuccinate synthase (Syntenic homolog of Ashbya gossypii AER230C; Syntenic homolog of Saccharomyces cerevisiae YOL058W (ARG1)), with translation MSKGSVCLAYSGGLDTSVILAWLLEQGYEVVAFTADVGQEEDFEAAEKKALQIGAKKFIRVDCKEEYVSKVLLPAVQVNAVYEDVYLLGTSLARPVIAKAQIEVAEREGCFAVAHGCTGKGNDQIRFELGYYALRPDVVVIAPWRDPEFFNRFAGRKDLLEYAAEHGIPVTQTTAKPWSMDENLAHVSFEAGILEDPDTTPPSDMWKLTTDPQNAPDEPEDLTIVFEQGIPTKVMHSEGEVQGPLDVFETVSRLARRNGVGRIDIVENRYINLKSRGCYEQAPLTVLRKAHVDLEGLTLDKEVRHLRDQFVTPTYSRLLYNGCYFTPECEYVRSMIAPSQKTVNGSVRLRLYKGNVFVLGRSSETETLYDATESSMDELTGFAPTDTTGFIAIQALRIKKYGQSKKDRNEPLTL
- the RTK1 gene encoding putative serine/threonine protein kinase RTK1 (Syntenic homolog of Ashbya gossypii ADR313W; Syntenic homolog of Saccharomyces cerevisiae YDL025C (RTK1)), which produces MPEILSVHNSGNAGHELLNTSSEGSVSSLLKAVNHKSKSRLNLVRFFKGPGNHVNDSNLNVNDKRDALNTLLSPNGDLHHNALFARDNISESSIVLDMTPQQNQHPVIYLQKQIESGVDAAQGPRRSNGSDSSLVKKSQKLKRFLKISSSSDVVNMAQGRHDTDSRRGVSPRAVVTDRNSHQLILYLAQDAQAVIKKYGLPGKMLGEGVSGSVSVIEGDGGLFAVKRFRPRSSRDSLADLSRKVTFEFCTGTILHHENVIETLGLLQDDDMFLVVMEYCPYDLFTLVMSDLMSKEEIWCYFKQLCNGVKYLHSQGLVHRDLKLDNCVVTTQGILKLIDFGSAVIYKATDEDIITMAKGIVGSDPYLAPELLTEIYYDPRPLDVWSIAIMYYCMVVKRFPWKKPREDVSSFKLFCQEPEDESDCSRGPQRISRVLPRQSRELISKMLIIQPEKRISIDAVVKDPWFISIDCCTNKHKGTHVTKEHTHNLVTEDAVKELNEKREQEQALKKEQREPNSSLGINANES
- the MAM3 gene encoding Mam3p (Syntenic homolog of Ashbya gossypii ADR312W; Syntenic homolog of Saccharomyces cerevisiae YOL060C (MAM3)), giving the protein MRRRNAITGGATNALTSVLVKIPTLTAALPVSAFYKRLSDEDPEHMGGRLYTYLPVSVALVLLGGVFAGLTLGLMGQDEMYLKVISSSGTHSEQKYARRVLRLIGRGKHWVLVTLLLSNVITNETLPIMLDRCFGGGWQAVVTSTVLIVVFGEIIPQSICVRYGLQVGAWFSPFVLGLMYLMYPVAYPIALLLDWILGEDHGIVYKKSGLKSLVTLHKTMGVERLTQDEVTIISAVLDLKEKQVDEIMTPIENVFTISADKILDEKAVGELFNSGFSRIPIYLPGQPTNFIGMLLVRVLISYDPEDALPVSHFPLATLPETSPMTSCLNILNYFQEGKSHMCLVSREPGSSAGALGVVTLEDVIEELIGEEIVDESDVFVNIHQRIMREQPGPLSKRHVTAYLHSLYTSSNRASAAEAAVASPPGSQHEGRLYAPDVMVPMNPAANPLHVSNPHITVKRQADILQNSATPNTGRETSQVKSKNSSSLANGYGEYSQDTPNINGSSRNGYGSTFMTPPRMSLLSDHEEYANKAAMVTRETGATATAVTTSQSPNRRYNISYSLPQPSQMQPQRSIDMSSRHSDTITYKEADSDKVHCNIISTTYRYTKNGIVESVITVEGVPKTILEPAVDWDDSNCLHVTETDNSDEGSRSNRGVVKKINSINSSLSSKS